One genomic region from Sulfurospirillum oryzae encodes:
- a CDS encoding TniQ family protein, translating into MRRKGWVDGYDCLIIPHPYPDELLSSWLTRTAFAHGYSLTTFLSLFIKHDGSALSRIDLDFNDTKALISQLASKCHLNVQTLQSLSLRSEEGYLFEGDSATLYPPKQIRKLKDKRTHYGLMFCPKCLAEDSQPYWRKQWRYLFYNACPKHRVFLMDRCWVCYERVRFSKMKPSEEIVYCSRCEHDLRQTLTHPISMEQSFGIQAIEWFEQGLKEGYFEINNTKISSLFVFHVYNLLYYKIASLKDALRFEAFPMIDAYNQLYSKEAHYHSKKATLIYKNFYLTAMIHQLFQNFPINLIQFAKDNNLTHRDFLHSTKIAPFWFKEAIDQSIPLQDTVGRIISENEVKGAIKYLKSIGKNINQKNVADILGCHFTLHKQFVALYKTMALRYGRI; encoded by the coding sequence ATGAGACGTAAGGGATGGGTTGATGGGTATGATTGCTTAATCATTCCTCATCCTTATCCTGATGAACTGTTAAGTTCATGGTTAACACGAACGGCTTTCGCTCATGGCTATTCTCTAACAACCTTTCTTTCTTTGTTTATCAAACATGATGGCAGTGCACTTAGTCGTATAGACTTAGATTTTAATGACACTAAGGCATTGATAAGCCAGCTTGCCTCCAAATGCCACTTGAATGTGCAAACACTCCAGTCATTAAGCCTACGCAGCGAAGAAGGGTATCTTTTTGAGGGAGATAGTGCTACGCTGTATCCGCCCAAGCAAATTCGAAAACTCAAAGATAAACGAACGCATTATGGACTGATGTTTTGTCCAAAATGTTTAGCTGAAGATTCCCAACCGTATTGGCGTAAGCAATGGCGGTATCTTTTTTATAATGCTTGCCCAAAGCATCGTGTATTTTTAATGGATCGTTGTTGGGTGTGTTATGAACGAGTTCGTTTTTCAAAAATGAAACCATCGGAAGAGATAGTGTATTGCAGCAGGTGTGAGCATGATCTCAGACAAACGCTAACGCACCCTATAAGTATGGAACAATCTTTTGGTATACAAGCGATTGAATGGTTTGAACAAGGATTAAAAGAGGGGTATTTTGAGATTAACAATACAAAAATATCCTCTTTATTTGTCTTTCATGTCTATAATCTACTTTATTACAAAATAGCTTCATTGAAAGATGCGCTGCGTTTTGAGGCATTTCCTATGATTGATGCCTATAATCAATTGTATTCAAAAGAAGCGCATTATCATTCAAAAAAAGCGACTTTGATTTATAAAAATTTTTATCTTACAGCTATGATTCACCAGCTATTTCAAAACTTCCCAATAAACTTAATACAATTTGCAAAAGACAATAACTTAACACATCGAGATTTCTTACACAGCACAAAGATAGCTCCTTTTTGGTTTAAAGAAGCAATCGATCAATCTATCCCTTTACAAGATACGGTTGGCAGAATTATCAGTGAAAATGAAGTCAAAGGTGCAATCAAATACCTTAAAAGTATCGGAAAAAATATAAATCAGAAAAATGTAGCGGATATTTTAGGCTGCCATTTTACGCTTCATAAACAGTTTGTGGCGTTGTATAAAACTATGGCATTGCGATATGGGAGAATATGA
- a CDS encoding phosphoadenosine phosphosulfate reductase family protein: protein MNRIRHILSISGGKDSAALAFHLRDTRPNIEFEYVFFDTGEELPETYAYLEKLERALGITVKKIYPKKSFSDLLKQYNGFLPSPTERWCTRNLKLEALIDYVKEGTIYNYIGIRADENRTGLVPHRENFYTVTPFVEDGITLNDVKRILHENGVGLPEYYTPEYDKKFDISYNRTRSGCYFCFFMRQIEWVWLLEKHPEKYWDAANFEKNGYTWIRDMSLEEFAKPENIDRVKESYKKYEEYKKSHKIKNGTMMEEMAFLARHDKDLDDFENDQFCSMCAL, encoded by the coding sequence ATGAATAGGATTCGGCATATTCTGTCTATATCAGGAGGAAAAGATAGTGCAGCGTTAGCATTTCATCTAAGAGACACTCGCCCTAATATTGAATTTGAATATGTTTTTTTTGATACAGGAGAAGAACTTCCTGAAACCTATGCTTATCTTGAAAAATTAGAACGTGCATTAGGTATTACAGTAAAAAAAATTTATCCAAAAAAAAGTTTTAGTGACCTTTTAAAACAATACAATGGATTTTTACCATCACCAACAGAGCGATGGTGTACACGTAATTTAAAACTAGAAGCATTAATTGACTATGTCAAAGAAGGTACAATCTATAATTATATAGGTATTCGAGCAGATGAGAATCGAACTGGACTTGTGCCCCATCGAGAAAATTTTTATACGGTCACACCATTTGTTGAAGATGGAATAACATTAAATGACGTCAAACGTATTCTTCATGAAAATGGTGTAGGATTACCTGAGTATTATACACCTGAATATGATAAAAAATTTGATATTTCCTATAATCGAACACGTTCTGGTTGTTATTTTTGTTTCTTTATGCGCCAAATTGAATGGGTATGGTTACTTGAAAAACATCCTGAAAAATATTGGGATGCTGCTAATTTTGAAAAAAATGGATACACATGGATTCGAGACATGTCTCTTGAAGAATTTGCAAAACCAGAAAATATAGATCGAGTTAAAGAGTCATATAAAAAATATGAAGAATATAAAAAAAGCCACAAGATAAAAAATGGCACCATGATGGAAGAGATGGCATTCTTAGCACGTCATGATAAAGATTTAGATGATTTTGAAAATGATCAATTTTGTAGCATGTGCGCGCTCTAG
- a CDS encoding restriction endonuclease: MSIERLKELAISLKLDCQEKESGITQFWIQAGYSFIELKHLYSYLDSLYDISDDREFINKNEYCISLKYIFRSWHAKGNRTDLNVISSIITCVFLRVWLNSSFHMTEISHPVIEDELYGVELIPSQPFHCVLNIENKTHFKFLENLIVNFFILNQSFYFFTGCLLNISDEISYSNEILDEWLKLINKNKNIFYSCNSRTNPKWLFYKDGKYSIIKSKELVTSLQIILKEYNIVIIEGINGLLFVGDNINNIIYHKEYKKALSLLHRLEEKHEHSTIVALDNFSILLGIENIVIFKNDGSLKNFLEEKELLKERHNNETKLLFSEYEISIKIDSQEDTEEFENLILDLLKKEKYIYWARKVSPTNQPDNGRDILCKFNPIYNSEHFIQDSPTLKYEKMIVQCKTIFRKSKKQSIGKTDVDVADTIFEYKPKGYMLVTNTQITARLTEYLETIATREGIYIDWWNKEDIEERIMQYPELIQKYNNILIGKRRL; encoded by the coding sequence ATGTCTATTGAAAGACTTAAAGAACTTGCAATTTCTTTGAAATTAGATTGCCAAGAAAAAGAAAGCGGCATTACTCAGTTTTGGATTCAGGCAGGTTATTCTTTTATTGAATTAAAACATCTTTATAGTTATTTAGATAGTCTGTACGATATTTCCGATGATAGAGAATTTATCAATAAAAATGAATATTGTATCAGTCTCAAATATATTTTTAGATCATGGCATGCTAAAGGTAATAGAACTGATTTGAATGTAATTTCATCGATTATTACTTGTGTTTTTTTAAGAGTATGGCTTAACTCTTCATTTCATATGACTGAAATATCACATCCAGTTATTGAAGATGAGTTATATGGGGTAGAACTCATCCCATCTCAACCTTTTCATTGTGTATTGAATATAGAGAATAAGACTCATTTCAAGTTTCTCGAAAATCTTATAGTTAATTTTTTTATCTTGAATCAATCATTTTATTTTTTTACAGGATGTTTATTAAATATTAGCGATGAAATTAGTTATTCAAATGAAATATTAGATGAGTGGTTAAAATTAATTAATAAAAATAAGAATATTTTTTATTCATGTAATTCAAGGACTAATCCTAAATGGCTCTTTTATAAGGATGGCAAATATTCAATTATCAAAAGTAAAGAGTTGGTAACATCTTTGCAAATCATTCTCAAAGAATATAATATTGTGATTATCGAAGGAATCAATGGCTTACTATTTGTTGGAGATAATATTAATAATATTATCTATCATAAAGAGTACAAAAAAGCTTTGAGTTTACTTCACCGACTAGAAGAAAAACATGAGCATTCAACAATTGTAGCGTTAGACAATTTTTCCATACTCCTTGGGATTGAAAACATTGTTATCTTTAAAAATGATGGTTCATTAAAAAACTTCCTCGAAGAAAAAGAGTTACTGAAGGAACGACATAATAATGAAACCAAACTACTCTTTAGTGAATATGAAATTTCTATCAAAATCGATTCTCAAGAAGACACAGAAGAATTTGAAAATTTAATTCTTGATCTGCTAAAAAAGGAAAAATACATTTATTGGGCCAGGAAAGTTTCTCCTACAAATCAGCCAGACAATGGACGAGATATATTATGTAAATTCAATCCTATTTATAACAGTGAACATTTTATACAGGATAGTCCTACATTAAAATATGAAAAGATGATAGTTCAATGTAAAACCATTTTCAGAAAAAGTAAAAAACAGAGTATAGGTAAAACAGATGTAGATGTTGCTGATACAATTTTTGAATATAAACCTAAAGGATATATGTTAGTCACGAATACGCAAATAACAGCACGATTAACAGAATACTTAGAAACTATAGCTACAAGAGAAGGTATATATATCGACTGGTGGAATAAAGAAGATATTGAAGAACGAATAATGCAATATCCTGAATTAATACAAAAATATAATAACATTCTTATTGGAAAGAGGAGGTTATAG
- a CDS encoding Mu transposase C-terminal domain-containing protein, translating into MNVISFKIGTSVFHQDKLYTIKAYPSFNEVLLKSVEKPYKECIVKVNTLIKESKNATSKVEHLVDLDDKEYKKALERYHIIKPLLDIEKRSTQDIQTVADKHSKGVATIYRWLEKYETYGTVSSLATAYKNCGGKLKGRLDKSVEAIIESVFEDFYLDEQQYPISVIYQKIVEKCRYANQTPPTDNTIRTRLKKIHPKLVAKYRKNVSVRDTRGMPGKFPKVKMPLDIIQIDHTKVDVMLVDEITRETIGRPNITVAIDVYSRMIYGFYISLESINFFSVGQCLLNAILPKEDLLHYHNIQGEWPVYGLPRKVHMDNAKEFRSTSLEKFCQEYSIENQYRPVAHPEYGGMIERVIETHMKAVHQLPGTTFSNIKQKGTYDSEYHASMTIQELEQWYLDFVINIYHKTEHSSLGMSPEEKFYQAFLGVGDGTIPFLPSAPANTIKLRMALLPAFERTVQKNGITIDYITYFSETLRKWIVPSEYKKLSAKIHTKSVMCRRDPRDISKLYVYDPDINDYIIVPYSDIRKPAINLSELRKSIADAKKEVIGRELEMHDIFRSYERLSTYVEKAKREKRSTLRRNSSKQHTKKILEYEEKILKKEPISRDEKLIIQEIDDDDDREGYDYYPVDEVL; encoded by the coding sequence ATGAACGTTATTAGCTTTAAAATTGGCACAAGCGTGTTTCATCAAGATAAACTTTACACGATTAAAGCATATCCATCATTTAATGAAGTGCTTTTGAAATCTGTTGAAAAGCCTTATAAAGAGTGCATTGTTAAGGTGAATACACTTATCAAAGAATCGAAAAATGCAACTTCAAAGGTTGAGCATCTAGTTGATTTGGATGACAAAGAATACAAAAAGGCACTAGAGCGATATCATATTATAAAACCACTACTTGATATTGAAAAACGATCAACCCAAGATATACAAACAGTTGCCGATAAACATAGCAAAGGGGTGGCTACTATTTATCGATGGCTAGAGAAATATGAAACCTATGGAACAGTGAGTTCATTGGCAACTGCATATAAAAATTGTGGTGGAAAATTGAAAGGACGCCTAGATAAATCTGTTGAGGCAATTATTGAGTCTGTGTTTGAAGATTTTTATTTGGATGAGCAACAATATCCTATTTCAGTTATCTATCAAAAAATAGTTGAAAAGTGTCGCTATGCCAATCAAACTCCACCTACTGATAATACTATTCGTACACGTCTAAAAAAAATACATCCAAAATTAGTTGCCAAATATCGTAAAAATGTTAGTGTGCGCGATACAAGAGGAATGCCTGGAAAATTCCCAAAAGTCAAAATGCCCTTGGATATTATCCAGATCGATCACACAAAAGTTGATGTTATGCTCGTAGATGAAATTACAAGAGAAACGATTGGCAGACCTAATATTACGGTTGCAATTGATGTTTATAGCCGAATGATTTACGGTTTTTATATTTCATTAGAATCAATTAATTTTTTTAGTGTAGGACAATGCTTACTGAATGCGATTTTACCCAAAGAAGATCTTCTGCATTACCACAACATTCAAGGAGAATGGCCAGTGTATGGCTTGCCTCGCAAAGTACACATGGATAATGCCAAAGAGTTTCGTTCAACCTCATTAGAGAAGTTTTGTCAAGAATACAGCATCGAAAATCAATACCGACCTGTAGCACATCCTGAATACGGTGGTATGATTGAACGTGTGATTGAAACACATATGAAAGCAGTGCATCAATTACCAGGAACCACATTCTCTAACATAAAACAAAAAGGTACCTATGATTCTGAATATCATGCAAGCATGACAATTCAAGAACTAGAGCAATGGTATCTTGACTTTGTGATTAATATTTATCATAAAACCGAACACAGCTCGCTTGGAATGAGCCCTGAGGAAAAGTTCTATCAAGCGTTTTTAGGTGTGGGTGATGGAACAATTCCATTTTTGCCATCAGCCCCTGCAAATACAATAAAGCTTCGCATGGCTCTTTTACCAGCTTTTGAGCGCACCGTTCAGAAAAATGGCATTACCATTGATTACATTACGTATTTTTCTGAAACACTTCGGAAGTGGATTGTTCCTTCGGAATATAAAAAACTCTCTGCTAAAATTCACACAAAATCTGTCATGTGCCGAAGAGATCCTAGAGATATTAGTAAATTATATGTGTATGATCCAGATATTAATGATTATATTATTGTCCCCTATAGTGATATTCGAAAACCAGCAATCAATTTATCAGAGCTTCGAAAATCTATTGCTGATGCAAAAAAAGAAGTGATAGGGCGAGAACTAGAGATGCATGATATTTTTAGAAGTTACGAAAGATTGAGCACCTATGTTGAAAAAGCAAAACGCGAAAAGCGTTCTACACTAAGGCGCAATAGTTCAAAGCAACATACGAAAAAGATACTTGAGTACGAAGAGAAAATCTTGAAAAAAGAGCCAATATCTCGTGATGAAAAGCTGATTATTCAAGAAATAGATGATGATGATGATAGAGAAGGGTATGATTATTACCCTGTGGATGAAGTATTATGA
- a CDS encoding DUF4007 family protein produces MIFNKISFSGHEKFDCKASWLCLAYRDVNVIQGHIETAIELTGIGSNKVKSLRQWVHKLGLFDGGKFNELAVLIFSQDPYLEKVDSLWILHTFLTQNIEKATLYHLFFNQFFFTTFTKDSLQLKLEKWCSEHQIRMSVTTLESDITILTKMYLKNNDKDQFSASLFHDLNILHKVDNEYIVNLKNPALLSDKAFLFIFCYFIRYHKGSTISVKDLQFGQNSLQNTLCLTEEKLLEKLTKLSVLTDNQIVYQEAAGIKQIYIHHLPTLQEALANVYGKEVA; encoded by the coding sequence ATGATATTTAACAAAATATCCTTTTCAGGACATGAGAAATTTGATTGTAAAGCTTCTTGGCTTTGTTTAGCATATCGCGATGTAAATGTCATACAAGGACATATAGAAACTGCTATTGAGTTAACAGGGATAGGTAGCAATAAAGTTAAATCCTTACGTCAATGGGTACATAAATTAGGGTTATTTGATGGTGGAAAGTTTAATGAATTAGCAGTCCTTATTTTTTCTCAAGATCCTTATCTTGAAAAAGTTGATTCTCTTTGGATTTTGCATACATTTTTGACGCAGAATATTGAAAAGGCAACTCTGTATCATCTTTTTTTTAATCAATTCTTTTTCACAACATTTACAAAAGATTCTCTTCAATTAAAATTAGAAAAGTGGTGTAGTGAGCATCAAATAAGAATGTCTGTAACTACGCTAGAAAGTGATATAACTATTCTGACAAAGATGTATCTCAAAAATAATGATAAAGACCAATTTTCAGCAAGTCTATTTCATGATTTAAATATTCTTCACAAAGTAGATAATGAATACATCGTAAATTTAAAAAATCCAGCTCTCTTATCTGATAAAGCATTTTTATTTATTTTTTGTTATTTCATTCGGTATCATAAAGGTAGCACAATTTCTGTAAAAGATTTACAATTTGGACAGAATAGTTTACAAAACACTTTATGCTTGACAGAAGAAAAACTATTAGAAAAATTAACCAAGTTGAGTGTTCTTACAGATAATCAAATTGTGTATCAAGAAGCAGCAGGGATAAAACAAATTTACATTCATCATTTACCAACGCTCCAAGAAGCACTTGCAAATGTTTATGGCAAGGAAGTTGCGTGA
- a CDS encoding TniB family NTP-binding protein: MSSRRLTKAALSYLEKSDAERVAYCKKDQWITYASAMKLLEILEDKFHEPSQLRNEGLLVYSDYNNGKTAILKKFYTKHKASFETINAKEESVHEIPIIYFEAPSIPDEGRLYSLILDELCVPHKVSEKAMEKARLVEHYLRKLNTKMILIDEIHSALTGNLNKQRTFINDLKHISNKLSLAIILAGTRDAFSALTINDEIASRFPSVELPRWSNNRKFRSFLASYESCLPLKEASNIADNLPLVDIIYQESEGLIGKTVNLMKKAAVKAIKSGRERITAAEIEYLPKL, translated from the coding sequence ATGAGTAGTCGACGTCTCACAAAAGCGGCCCTAAGCTATTTAGAAAAAAGTGATGCAGAAAGAGTAGCATATTGTAAAAAAGACCAGTGGATTACTTATGCTTCGGCAATGAAACTTCTTGAAATATTAGAAGATAAGTTTCATGAACCAAGTCAATTGAGAAATGAAGGCTTATTGGTCTATAGTGATTATAATAATGGTAAAACAGCTATTTTAAAAAAATTTTATACTAAGCATAAAGCCTCCTTTGAAACAATAAATGCTAAAGAAGAGTCAGTACATGAAATTCCAATTATCTATTTTGAAGCCCCATCCATACCCGATGAAGGTAGACTCTACTCTCTCATCCTCGATGAATTATGTGTTCCACATAAAGTCAGTGAAAAAGCTATGGAAAAAGCGCGCTTAGTAGAACATTATCTGCGTAAACTTAATACAAAAATGATATTAATTGATGAAATTCATAGCGCATTAACAGGCAACCTCAATAAACAACGAACATTTATCAATGATTTAAAACACATTAGCAATAAACTCTCTCTTGCTATTATTCTTGCAGGAACACGCGATGCTTTTTCTGCTTTAACAATTAATGATGAAATTGCATCGCGCTTCCCATCAGTAGAGCTACCTCGTTGGAGCAATAATAGAAAATTTCGTTCATTTCTTGCTTCGTATGAGAGTTGTTTACCGCTTAAAGAAGCATCAAATATAGCCGATAATCTACCTTTAGTGGATATTATTTACCAAGAATCAGAAGGATTAATTGGTAAGACTGTCAATTTAATGAAAAAAGCAGCTGTAAAAGCGATTAAATCGGGTCGCGAAAGAATAACTGCTGCTGAGATTGAGTATTTGCCAAAATTATGA